The segment AGATCAGAGTATGCTAGCATGTTTGAATAAAGAAATTGACTTCAATGACATCTATCATCAAGAACTTGTCATAAATAACAGATATGTATTATCTGTTGCTTTTGCTTCAAAAAATAACAAGATCAATATATGCCATTTCCAAAAGAGCATTATCACTTAAATAGCGAAATGACTCTTAAAATGTATAAACTTATTATATATAAATCAATAAATTTTGATAAATGGCTACCTAATTCGATAGTAGAGATAAATCATTGGCAGATAGAAGAAATTGTTTGCTATAAGAATATCTTATATACGATTGAAGTTATTTTGTTTATGGGGAAGTAGTTCAAACAGCTATGAAGCATAGAGTATTCCTTATGCTCATACTACGTGGATTTGTTGAATCAATGCTACATAATTATAGCTATTTAAATAATAAATAATTTGAGTGGGTTGACAAGCATGGATGAAATTAAAGAAGATATAACGAGATATTTGCAAAATAAGTCTTTTATGGACAGTAATACACAATTGAACGATGATGATTCTTTAACAATGAAAGGAATCATAGACTCAATTGGATTGATCGAATTCATAGATTTTATTTCTGAAAAGTATTCCATTGAGATTCCTGAAGACCTATTAACTCCAGATAATTTTGATTCAATCAACGGAATTGTAAAACTTGTCCAAAAATTGACAAAGTGATGTTATGAGAATTGATGAATATATTGCAAAACATGCTAAAGAAGCTCCTCAAAAAACTGCACTGGAAGAGAAGGACAGATCAATATCTTATAGTCTTCTTGATGAAGCTATAAACACTATAACAGCAGAAATTGATGATTTTGATCATTGCAAATTTGCGATCTTTGCCGAATCAGGTATAGAATATATTCAGGCCCTAATGGCAGTTTACCGATCGAATAACATCGCTGTACCCCTCCCAGTGGAACTGACAGAATCTAATATTAGAGAGATACTTAATGCTAACCAGATCAATAATATTATTGTCACCGAACAGCAATATTCGAGATTTGAAGGCAACTTCTTTGAAGACTTCACTACCATAATCCACATTTCAAAGGATTCCTCTGTGAATTCTTTGCGCAAAAATGTTATCAGTGAAACCAATAATGATCAACTACGACTTGTAATGTACACATCCGGCACTACAGGAGCTCCAAAAGGAGTCATGTTAAGTGATGAAAATCTAATAGCAAATGCAAATTCCATAATAGAAGTACTTAGCATAACACCAAAAGACAAAGCTGCACAAGTAATATCTCCACACCATGCTTTTGGAAACTCAATAATAAATTCCCAGTTGGTTGCAGGTGGTTCTATTAAGATAGGTAGCCTTACTTTTCTAGAATCAACCTTTAAACTTGTAGAATCGGGAGTAACTATATTTTATGGGGTTCCAAGTACCTACCGCATTCTTCTAAAATATCCTTCCAGCTTCCAGAGATCATTCAGGAACGTCCGACTTGCTGCATCTGCAGGTGGTGCTATGGAAGTCGAAATTATAGATCAGATCAAGCAGTTGAATGATAGGATCGAAATAATACCAATGTATGGACAGACGGAAGCAACAGCAAGACTTTCCTACCTCCCATCCAAAGACCTGGAAAAATACCCTGATGCGATAGGCAGACCTATCCCAGGTGTTGAACTTGATGTGGTTGATGATAACAAAAAACCAGTTGAACCCGGCGTTACAGGAGAATTGATCGCCAGGGGAAACAACATACTGATAGGTTATCTTAATGACGAAGAAGCTACCAGTAAAAAAGTTATCGACGGCTGGATGTACACCGGCGACCTGGCAAAAAAGTTGCCAAATGGTTACTTTAAATTATTAGGTCGTAAGGATGACCTGATCAAAGTTGCTGATCATCGCATAAATCCAAGAGAAGTTGAAAAATATATTGGGAAAAATAATGAAGTTTCAGACGTATTCATCGTCCCGGTCGATCACGAGTACCTTGGAAATGCGATCAGTCTAATGGTGATCCCAACTCAGGATACAGAAGTTGAAGCATTATATTCTTTTTGCAGGAAAAATCTGCCTGGTTTCCTGTGTCCACTGGAAATAATTCTTATCGAGAACTTGCCACTGAGTAAAAGTGGAAAAATATCTAACAGGTCTATAATAGAGGAGTATCAAAATGTCAAAGCTAACATGTAAGAAATGTATTTTAGATTCAGACATTCCTGGTATAACAATAAACGAGGAAAGTGGCCTTTGCCAGTTCTGTGAGAGCTATAAACCCATATCTCCTGATGAAAAGAAGGAATATTTGGAAATCATAGGAAAAATGCTTGAAGAAAACAGTGGAAAAGGAGAATATGATGTTATTTTTGCACTTTCCGGTGGAAAAGACTCCTCATATGGACTCTATAAGCTGAAAAAGGAGTATCCATTCCTTAACATCCTTGCAATTCAGTTTGATAATGCCTTCATTTCAGAAGCTGCTGTCGCTAATGCAAAAAAGATGTGTGAGATCGTTGGCTGCGACTTTTTTAAGCTGACAATGAAAGAAGAAGCACTTTGCGATACTTTTCGAAAAGCAGCCGGATCTACCAATGCATATTCAAAATTTGCCAGATATCGAGCCAGTGATATCTGCAACACATGCATTAGTATCATCAAACAGAAGCTGATAGAACAGGCAATTATTCATAAAGCACCATTCATTGTTTTTGCTTTCACATCAGGCCAGGCCCCTAATCCCATAATTGACCTTAAGCCCAGTTTCATAAAGTGGTCCCGGGATCTTTTTGAGAAGCAGCTCCAAAATATAGGTGTAGAAGACAGGGATGAGAGTTTCCTTCTAAAAAATGAGATTATAAAAAGCATCGATAAAGACGCTACTCCAGTTATTTTACACCCAATGTGCCTGTGGGATTATAATGAAGAGAAGATCGTGGAGAAGCTAATTGATCTCGGATGGATGCCTCCAAAGATCAATGACAGTAATTCAACAAACTGCCTTTTAAATGCATTTGCCTGTCAGAATCATATCAATAAATATGATATCCATCCATACGCTTTCGACATAGCAGGCCTTGTGAGAAGCGGGGATATGACCCGGGAAGAAGGACTGGAGAAATTGCATAAAGAATTGTCAGAGCCATTGATAGAAATGGCTGCAAAGAAACTTGAAATGGACCTGGAATAAACTTCCATACAAATGGGGACGTATCAATATTCTAAACCAGACAACATCACATCGTGCAAATTATTCCAGAGGGGGACATTATGAAAATAATTGATGAACTAAACAAAGATGCAGAAAAGAACGCATCTCAGATCAGGACATTCATTGAAGATAGAGTAAAGGACTTTAAGAAAAAGGGGATTGTCGTAGGAGTTTCAGGTGGAATTGATTCTGCGGTTATACTTGCACTGGCAGTTCAGGCCGTAGGTAAGGAGAATGTTTACGGATTAATACTTCCTGAAGAGGAATCAGCTGCATCCAGCAAAGAACTTGGAGCAAGACTTTGTGAATCAATGGATGTTTCCTATGAAGAAGTCCCGATTACCCCAATATTGCAAGCACTTGACACATACAGTAAAAAGGATCAGATAATAAAGAGAACCTGTCCGGAATATGATCCGAATATCCATAAGACCTCACTGGTCCTGCCCAGTCTCTTAGAGAATGATATGTTGACCATTCCATCCATAAGGCTGGTAAAAGATGATGAAGTGGTTGCAAAGAACAGATTGAAAGCAAAGGACTATCTCGAACTAATCGGCATCCAGAATGTAAAACAAAGATCAAGAATGATGATCCAGTATCTATACGCGGAAAAGAATAATTATCTTGTGTGTGGT is part of the Methanococcoides orientis genome and harbors:
- a CDS encoding acyl carrier protein translates to MDEIKEDITRYLQNKSFMDSNTQLNDDDSLTMKGIIDSIGLIEFIDFISEKYSIEIPEDLLTPDNFDSINGIVKLVQKLTK
- a CDS encoding class I adenylate-forming enzyme family protein, giving the protein MRIDEYIAKHAKEAPQKTALEEKDRSISYSLLDEAINTITAEIDDFDHCKFAIFAESGIEYIQALMAVYRSNNIAVPLPVELTESNIREILNANQINNIIVTEQQYSRFEGNFFEDFTTIIHISKDSSVNSLRKNVISETNNDQLRLVMYTSGTTGAPKGVMLSDENLIANANSIIEVLSITPKDKAAQVISPHHAFGNSIINSQLVAGGSIKIGSLTFLESTFKLVESGVTIFYGVPSTYRILLKYPSSFQRSFRNVRLAASAGGAMEVEIIDQIKQLNDRIEIIPMYGQTEATARLSYLPSKDLEKYPDAIGRPIPGVELDVVDDNKKPVEPGVTGELIARGNNILIGYLNDEEATSKKVIDGWMYTGDLAKKLPNGYFKLLGRKDDLIKVADHRINPREVEKYIGKNNEVSDVFIVPVDHEYLGNAISLMVIPTQDTEVEALYSFCRKNLPGFLCPLEIILIENLPLSKSGKISNRSIIEEYQNVKANM
- the nadE gene encoding NAD(+) synthase produces the protein MKIIDELNKDAEKNASQIRTFIEDRVKDFKKKGIVVGVSGGIDSAVILALAVQAVGKENVYGLILPEEESAASSKELGARLCESMDVSYEEVPITPILQALDTYSKKDQIIKRTCPEYDPNIHKTSLVLPSLLENDMLTIPSIRLVKDDEVVAKNRLKAKDYLELIGIQNVKQRSRMMIQYLYAEKNNYLVCGTTNKTEYLLGQFVKYGDGGVDIEPLSDCYKTQVYALANFLGIDKEIIERPPSADTWSSFTSDEDFFWRMPIHVMDQLLYSQEHDLPMEIIEKNTELSEEKINNVKRGIDKIKSASKYITSAPPICYLDN